Proteins encoded in a region of the Gopherus flavomarginatus isolate rGopFla2 chromosome 19, rGopFla2.mat.asm, whole genome shotgun sequence genome:
- the PEX12 gene encoding peroxisome assembly protein 12, translated as MAEHGAHLTAASASDDRPSIFEVVAQDSLMSAVRPALQHVVKVLAESNPGRYGFLWHWFDEIYTLLDLLLQQHFLSRCSASFSENFYGLKRIAVGDNKGLHQLASAGLPKKQHWKSLLLLVLIPYLKTKLEKLVSSLREEDEYSIHPPSSSWKRFYRAFLAAYPFVNMAWEGWFLSQQLCYILGKAQNHSPLLGLAGVRLVRLTAEDIQALEQKLAVGTASQQPAHSIKEQVQSAVKKALGGVALSLSTSLSVGVFFLQFLDWWYSSENQETIKSLTALPTPPPPIHLDYSTGSPLLPKLKTVCPLCRKIRANDTVLSTSGFVFCYRCVYTYVKSHQRCPITGYATELQHLVKLYSPES; from the exons ATGGCGGAGCACGGGGCTCATCTCACCGCTGCTTCAGCCAGCGATGACAGGCCTTCCATCTTTGAAGTGGTGGCCCAGGACAGCTTGATGTCAGCAGTGAGACCTGCACTTCAGCATGTGGTCAAG GTGCTTGCTGAATCCAACCCTGGCCGCTATGGCTTCCTCTGGCATTGGTTTGATGAGATCTACACCCTCCTGGATCTGTTGCTCCAGCAGCATTTTCTGTCCAGGTGTAGTGCCTCTTTTTCAGAAAACTTCTATGGCCTAAAGAGGATAGCGGTGGGAGACAACAAGGGGCTGCATCAGCTGGCCAGTGCTGGGCTGCCAAAGAAGCAACACTGGAAGTCTCTGCTCTTGTTGGTTCTCATTCCTTATCTGAAAACAAAGTTGGAGAAACTGGTTTCTAGCCTGAGGGAAGAGGACGAATATTCCATCCATCCTCCATCATCCTCCTGGAAGCGCTTTTACAGGGCCTTTTTAGCAGCCTATCCCTTTGTAAACATGGCCTGGGAGGGCTGGTTTCTCAGCCAGCAGCTGTGCTATATCCTTGGTAAGGCTCAGAATCATTCCCCACTGCTGGGCCTGGCTGGTGTACGCCTGGTTAGGCTGACAGCAGAGGACATCCAGGCGTTGGAGCAGAAACTAGCAGTAGGTACTGCAAGCCAGCAGCCAGCTCACAG catTAAGGAGCAAGTGCAATCAGCAGTGAAAAAAGCATTGGGAGGAGTTGCCTTATCCCTCTCCACCAGCCTTTCCGTGGGCGTGTTCTTCCTGCAGTTTCTGGACTGGTGGTACTCATCTGAGAACCAGGAGACCATCAAATCATTGACTGCGTTGCCTACTCCTCCGCCACCCATACACCTGGACTACAGCACGGGCTCACCTCTCTTACCAAAACTGAAGACAGTGTGCCCCTTGTGCCGCAAAATCCGAGCCAACGACACAGTCCTCTCTACATCTGGCTTTGTGTTTTGTTATCGCTGTGTCTACACTTATGTAAAGAGTCACCAAAGGTGCCCCATCACCGGCTATGCTACAGAGCTGCAGCACCTTGTTAAGCTGTACTCCCCTGAAAGTTGA